A DNA window from Deltaproteobacteria bacterium contains the following coding sequences:
- a CDS encoding methylenetetrahydrofolate reductase produces the protein MSLEEKSKSGEFVVFGEFEPPKGADFSPLLAKANLVRGRLDAIVVPEMAHAVLKASSLGGCAFLESHGFETIFQICPRDRNRLALQADILSASALGIKNLMIVPGEDIRHGDHFQARPVNDLDLIELLEAVQSLNSGKDMTGIQLSQPPSFYIGSNIDTGASGGVLEVEMEQLKEKMELGVKFIVTNPIFDARHLQQFVKRIDSGQVAVIPTVLILKSLGMARYIERNVSNITIPPELTRSLQKAADKPKQCLKIAGELIARLKEMGMNGVMISAAGWEDRLPQVLDEAGL, from the coding sequence ATGTCGCTTGAGGAAAAAAGTAAATCAGGTGAGTTCGTTGTTTTCGGAGAGTTTGAGCCGCCCAAAGGAGCTGATTTCTCTCCCCTGCTTGCCAAGGCCAATCTGGTCAGAGGCCGCCTCGACGCCATTGTGGTGCCAGAAATGGCCCACGCCGTCTTGAAAGCCAGTTCGCTCGGGGGCTGCGCTTTTCTGGAAAGCCACGGTTTTGAGACGATTTTTCAAATTTGTCCCCGTGACCGGAACAGGCTGGCTCTTCAGGCCGATATCCTGTCTGCCTCGGCCTTGGGCATTAAGAATCTCATGATCGTACCGGGTGAGGATATCCGGCACGGCGACCATTTTCAGGCCAGGCCGGTGAACGACCTGGATTTGATCGAACTACTCGAAGCGGTTCAAAGCCTGAATTCTGGCAAGGACATGACCGGCATTCAGTTGTCTCAACCCCCGAGTTTCTATATCGGTTCAAATATTGACACCGGAGCCTCCGGCGGGGTCCTGGAGGTGGAGATGGAACAGCTCAAGGAAAAAATGGAGCTGGGTGTGAAGTTCATCGTAACCAATCCCATATTCGACGCCAGGCATCTCCAGCAGTTCGTCAAGCGGATTGACAGCGGCCAGGTCGCGGTCATTCCCACGGTACTAATCTTGAAATCCCTGGGCATGGCCAGATACATCGAGAGAAATGTTTCAAATATAACCATCCCGCCTGAATTGACCAGGAGCCTCCAGAAGGCTGCTGACAAACCGAAGCAATGTCTCAAAATTGCGGGTGAGCTCATCGCCCGCTTGAAGGAGATGGGCATGAACGGTGTCATGATTTCCGCGGCCGGCTGGGAGGACAGGCT
- a CDS encoding response regulator, whose amino-acid sequence MNDKIKILVVDDEEKIREGCHRILTNRGYDVFTAENGQAALDLLTEEEIDIILLDLKMPGMDGEEVLELTHAKYPAIPVIIITGHGIIDTAVECMKKGAYDFITKPFEMHQFMLPVTRAADKRRLEQKARQFQQETIRNLYDLNLEKSRMKTIINCLANGVMVTNRNLEVVLYNPALTRLLGITDEIQTPVPLARITKDEFLLETLKKIQSRFDSTEEFISQEIVVENRTLRSISAPALGPDGDIAGTVTVLEDITPFKQLDQMKTDFVNMVAHELRSPLVSIRQLVSVMLEGMCGPLEDKQREYLTKSTKKIDGLLELIQDLLDMARLEAGMTVQHQVPLDLEPLIQSMIDIMDVRAKGKGITFNCSCKNLLPVHADQKSIEEVFDNLLSNAINYSPDGGHIRVTAERLGNAVEITVSDTGVGIPPEELPKIFDKFYRVKHPKTREVIGTGLGLSLVQSIIEAHHGTIEVESREGEGTAFRILLPVMK is encoded by the coding sequence ATGAATGACAAAATAAAAATTTTGGTGGTGGACGACGAGGAGAAAATCAGAGAGGGCTGCCACCGTATCTTGACCAACAGGGGGTATGACGTGTTTACCGCGGAAAACGGTCAAGCGGCCCTGGACCTCCTGACCGAGGAGGAGATAGATATCATCCTGCTCGACTTGAAGATGCCGGGCATGGATGGAGAAGAAGTCCTTGAACTCACTCACGCTAAATACCCCGCCATTCCCGTAATCATCATTACCGGACATGGAATCATTGACACCGCAGTGGAATGCATGAAAAAAGGCGCTTACGATTTTATTACCAAGCCCTTCGAGATGCACCAGTTCATGCTGCCGGTGACCAGGGCCGCGGACAAAAGAAGGCTGGAACAGAAGGCCAGGCAGTTTCAGCAGGAAACGATTCGCAACCTGTATGACTTGAACCTCGAAAAAAGCCGGATGAAAACGATCATTAACTGCCTGGCCAACGGCGTCATGGTCACCAACCGGAACCTGGAGGTGGTCTTATATAATCCCGCCCTGACAAGATTACTGGGCATTACGGACGAAATCCAGACGCCGGTCCCTCTGGCCCGCATCACGAAAGACGAATTCTTACTGGAGACCCTTAAAAAAATTCAATCCAGATTCGATTCAACCGAGGAATTTATTTCACAGGAAATAGTCGTCGAAAACAGGACGCTCCGGTCCATCTCCGCACCGGCGCTCGGTCCTGACGGCGACATAGCCGGGACCGTGACTGTGCTCGAAGATATCACCCCCTTCAAGCAGCTGGATCAAATGAAAACGGATTTCGTCAACATGGTGGCGCATGAACTGCGGAGCCCGCTTGTTTCGATCAGGCAGCTTGTCAGCGTCATGCTGGAAGGCATGTGCGGGCCTCTTGAGGATAAGCAGCGAGAGTACCTCACCAAGTCTACAAAAAAAATAGACGGGCTGCTGGAACTGATTCAGGACCTGCTGGATATGGCCCGGCTCGAGGCGGGCATGACGGTTCAGCACCAGGTGCCCCTTGACCTCGAACCTCTGATCCAGAGCATGATTGACATCATGGACGTTCGGGCCAAGGGGAAAGGCATTACCTTCAACTGTTCCTGCAAGAACCTGCTGCCGGTGCACGCTGATCAGAAGAGCATTGAGGAGGTTTTTGATAACCTGCTCAGCAATGCCATTAACTATTCGCCGGACGGCGGCCACATACGTGTCACGGCTGAAAGACTGGGTAATGCAGTGGAAATAACGGTTTCAGACACAGGGGTCGGGATTCCGCCGGAGGAGCTTCCTAAGATTTTCGACAAATTTTACCGGGTGAAACATCCGAAAACGCGGGAGGTTATCGGTACCGGCTTGGGCTTATCGCTCGTACAAAGCATTATTGAAGCGCATCACGGTACGATTGAAGTGGAAAGTCGCGAAGGGGAAGGCACCGCTTTCCGGATCCTGCTGCCGGTCATGAAGTAA
- a CDS encoding PAS domain S-box protein, with the protein MKGPGPKILSGPKPDNPAGLGGEKELDSPLNIAIIGGGQDCYNLLKALSNSSQSAQEFDILGVADANPDAPGLIYARKLNLAVATNFKDLYHLEGLNLFIDLTGEKEIAEELNRTKPAGCGVIYYRAAKWLLELLQIKAREAELEREAERDKRQLQKYQVILDSLPYRIMVVNTDMSIDTVNQTFLSEFELSAEDVRGRRCYEVRYGLDTACETCCLAEVKKIKRPYILYRGYHDENGEERFDVITGAPILNEQGEIVQLLEASRDVTARIRLEREAQKSSTFLQNVIQSTVDGIVVVDTKGMVLLFNEGMERLTGYSAEEIMNEGHLSSFYNIDVARENMTKMRSSQYGPPGVLNPTNMFIETKDGREVPVTLSASIMTVDGKDIGSVGVFKDMSEIEEMRKELDEAHLQLVQTEKIASVGRMAAGVAHEINNPLSIILMFAELLEQSLAKSEQETKDVQEIVTQTLRCKNIVSDLLEFSRKSIGEASSFHLGRLIEQCLNLLINLAIFHDIEVQKDIEPGLPEMVGDMGQFEQVFTNLFTNAADAMDGKGRLEIKARYDPEESLFIISVSDTGPGIPPQHCDKIFDMFFTTKRIGYGTGLGLSISKNIIEVYGGSIRFECPPEGGTTFIIELPREAEESIDTDPVFLGMDEP; encoded by the coding sequence ATGAAGGGTCCTGGCCCCAAAATTTTATCAGGCCCAAAGCCTGACAACCCTGCCGGACTGGGTGGCGAAAAAGAACTGGATTCCCCCTTGAATATTGCTATCATCGGAGGGGGTCAAGACTGCTATAACCTTCTTAAAGCTCTATCTAACAGCAGCCAGTCCGCGCAAGAATTTGACATCCTGGGTGTAGCCGATGCGAACCCGGATGCACCAGGCTTGATCTATGCCCGGAAGCTGAATTTGGCCGTTGCCACAAATTTTAAGGACCTCTATCACCTGGAGGGCCTCAATCTTTTTATTGATCTGACCGGGGAAAAGGAGATAGCAGAGGAACTGAATCGGACCAAACCGGCCGGGTGTGGGGTCATTTATTACCGGGCCGCGAAGTGGCTGCTGGAACTGCTTCAAATAAAGGCCCGCGAAGCCGAGCTTGAAAGGGAGGCTGAGCGAGATAAACGGCAGCTGCAAAAATATCAGGTTATCTTGGATTCACTGCCTTACAGAATCATGGTCGTGAACACAGATATGTCCATTGACACCGTTAATCAGACCTTTCTGAGCGAATTTGAGCTCAGCGCGGAAGATGTCAGAGGACGGCGTTGTTACGAGGTGCGGTACGGGCTTGACACGGCATGCGAGACTTGCTGCCTGGCAGAGGTTAAAAAAATCAAAAGGCCTTACATCCTCTATAGAGGATATCATGATGAAAATGGAGAAGAACGCTTCGATGTCATAACCGGCGCCCCCATTCTGAATGAACAGGGTGAGATTGTCCAGCTTTTAGAGGCCTCCAGAGACGTGACCGCCAGAATAAGACTCGAACGTGAAGCGCAGAAATCAAGCACCTTTCTCCAGAATGTGATCCAGAGCACCGTGGATGGGATCGTGGTCGTGGACACCAAAGGCATGGTGCTCCTGTTTAATGAAGGCATGGAGCGATTGACCGGGTATTCGGCCGAGGAAATTATGAATGAGGGGCACCTGAGCAGTTTTTACAACATTGATGTGGCTCGTGAAAACATGACAAAGATGCGCAGCTCACAGTACGGTCCGCCGGGAGTTTTGAATCCGACCAATATGTTCATTGAAACCAAGGACGGCCGGGAGGTTCCGGTCACCCTGTCGGCTTCGATTATGACCGTGGATGGTAAGGATATCGGGAGCGTGGGCGTCTTTAAAGACATGAGTGAAATAGAAGAGATGCGAAAAGAGCTCGACGAGGCTCATCTCCAGCTCGTACAGACTGAAAAGATAGCCTCGGTCGGCCGCATGGCTGCCGGGGTGGCCCATGAAATCAACAATCCCCTGTCAATCATTCTCATGTTTGCCGAACTCCTTGAACAGAGCCTCGCCAAGAGCGAACAGGAAACCAAGGACGTTCAGGAAATAGTCACCCAGACCCTGCGCTGTAAAAATATTGTCTCCGACCTGCTTGAATTCAGCCGCAAATCCATTGGAGAAGCCTCTTCCTTCCACCTGGGCCGCTTGATCGAACAATGCCTCAACCTCCTGATCAATCTGGCCATTTTTCACGATATCGAGGTCCAGAAGGACATTGAGCCCGGACTGCCGGAAATGGTCGGTGACATGGGCCAGTTTGAGCAGGTTTTCACCAACCTCTTCACCAATGCGGCCGACGCCATGGATGGGAAAGGCAGGCTGGAAATAAAGGCCAGATACGACCCCGAAGAGAGCCTGTTCATTATTAGTGTTTCCGACACCGGTCCGGGTATCCCGCCCCAGCACTGCGACAAGATTTTTGACATGTTTTTCACGACCAAGCGCATCGGTTACGGCACCGGGCTGGGGCTCAGTATCTCCAAGAATATCATCGAGGTTTATGGTGGCAGTATCAGGTTTGAGTGTCCGCCGGAAGGCGGAACGACTTTTATTATTGAACTTCCACGCGAGGCCGAGGAATCAATTGACACTGATCCAGTTTTTCTCGGGATGGATGAGCCATGA
- a CDS encoding amidase, whose protein sequence is MIREKKLSPIEVVNAFLQRIEEINPKVNAFCTMTAETAVEEAQRAEQAVMDGEPLGPLHGLPFSIKDLVYTKAVRTMRGSKIYQDYVPDEDAILVTRLKDAGGIMVGKTTTPEFGHKGMTDSLVTGVTRNPWNTDLTPGGSSGGAGAQVAAGMTPLAVGTDGGGSIRIPSSFSGIYGLKPSYGRVPVYPASTLDSLSTAGPMTRTVADAALMLSVMAGPDDADPLSLEAPPADYVGQLTRGIQGLKAAWSPNLWEVPLDEQVADITTRAAQTFEELGATVEETDPGFEDVSRAFGTFWLAGMAGTLGDYLEEWEDRIDPSLVQQVKLGLEMKAVDFVKAQIQRSEFRDQVRRFFKRYDLLLLPTIPILPFKAGVPAEDALKDQPVDPRNWTPFTSPFNLSQNPAATVPAGFSKEGLPVGLQIVGRRFADLTVLQASAAFEALRPWQAERPSL, encoded by the coding sequence ATGATTCGCGAGAAAAAGCTCTCGCCGATCGAGGTCGTCAATGCCTTTCTACAGCGGATCGAAGAGATTAACCCCAAGGTCAACGCTTTTTGCACCATGACGGCCGAGACGGCCGTTGAGGAGGCGCAGCGCGCCGAACAGGCGGTTATGGACGGCGAGCCACTGGGCCCGCTCCATGGCCTCCCGTTCTCGATTAAGGACCTGGTTTACACCAAGGCTGTCCGAACCATGCGGGGATCGAAAATTTACCAGGACTATGTGCCTGACGAGGATGCGATTTTGGTGACGCGGCTGAAAGACGCGGGCGGGATCATGGTTGGCAAGACGACCACGCCTGAGTTTGGCCACAAAGGGATGACCGATTCCCTGGTGACCGGCGTGACCCGCAATCCCTGGAACACCGACCTGACACCCGGCGGTTCCAGCGGCGGCGCTGGAGCCCAGGTGGCTGCCGGGATGACTCCCCTGGCGGTGGGCACGGACGGCGGCGGCTCCATCCGTATTCCTTCGTCATTTTCAGGCATCTATGGACTGAAGCCGTCCTATGGCCGCGTGCCCGTCTATCCGGCCAGCACCCTGGACTCGCTTTCGACCGCCGGCCCCATGACGCGCACCGTGGCCGATGCGGCCCTGATGCTCTCCGTCATGGCCGGGCCGGACGATGCGGACCCCTTGTCCCTGGAGGCTCCTCCGGCCGATTATGTGGGCCAGCTCACCAGAGGCATTCAAGGCCTCAAGGCGGCCTGGAGCCCTAATCTGTGGGAAGTCCCTCTTGATGAGCAGGTGGCTGACATCACGACCAGGGCTGCACAAACCTTTGAGGAGTTGGGCGCGACCGTTGAGGAGACGGACCCTGGATTTGAGGATGTCTCAAGAGCTTTCGGTACCTTCTGGCTGGCGGGTATGGCCGGGACACTCGGGGATTACCTCGAGGAATGGGAAGACCGGATAGACCCGAGCCTGGTGCAGCAGGTTAAGCTGGGTTTGGAAATGAAGGCGGTTGACTTTGTCAAGGCCCAGATACAGCGCAGCGAGTTCCGGGACCAGGTCAGGAGATTTTTTAAACGTTACGACCTCCTGCTGCTTCCAACCATACCCATTCTGCCTTTTAAAGCAGGCGTGCCCGCGGAAGACGCCCTGAAGGACCAGCCGGTGGACCCCCGCAACTGGACTCCCTTCACCTCGCCCTTCAACCTGAGCCAGAATCCCGCCGCTACCGTCCCGGCGGGCTTTTCTAAAGAAG